In one Lachnospiraceae bacterium GAM79 genomic region, the following are encoded:
- the addA gene encoding helicase-exonuclease AddAB subunit AddA, translating into MGISWTDEQKSVINSRHGNLLVSAAAGSGKTAVLVERILEMVMGVDADGNKAEEKIDIDEVLVVTFTRAAAAQMKEKIADKLEQAAEDHPEDEHIVKQLSLLPRADIMTIDSFCLGIVKDYFQMIGIDSSFDIADNAEMDLIKNDILDEVLEQKYQEASDEFIGLVDSFARKESDEKIRELVYQIYRVASGYPKPERWINEAETALEVSTKEELYTLKWYRDYMQIVADTLDSAIGQAEQCLEIAGEADGPAGYDPIIRLDLELLRNLRQAEDMDEAYKRVSKFSNLKRIAACDPEKQQYVKTTMQTYRGSVKDMMALFRPTGVILSECAMMKGPLSALLSLTRSYMERLKEEKLDRNLYEFRDISEFAYDILCAGTDENGCVIPSEAGKTVARRYREILIDEYQDSNFLQEDILNCVTGHGEDRKNMFMVGDIKQSIYRFRMARPDLFLNKYNTYSDREDAEDQKILLSNNFRSAGKVIDTINQIFEPLMSENLGGIDYDESAKLHIGRQDKNNMGYGSEILIVRNDCADSEKSQPEEIRSLTNVDIEARMIADEIYELVKGDKPLYIPDGDNGETRRVSYRDIAVLMRSVKKNAKAFEEAFAERGIPLFVESESGYFDAIEISTLLDMLAVIDNSHQDYALAAVLRSPLAGVKEQELAEIVGIYDRDFKDHEKNLARTASFYQKVCYYAEKPDSEASEELRQFLRMLDSWKADKNYMSISELLHSILEQTGYYWFVGAMQSGKRRQANIDMLIQKADTYEDSSFRGLFNFLRYMDRLKTNDLDFAEASVLGDDDDSVVMMTMHKSKGLEFPVVFVSGLANRFSNLDALSPVTVNADSYLAGYAIDRKNRAKKKTFARAAMLSVMNAEKLAEEIRILYVALSRAKEKLYMTAAVKDPGAEKAVFDYPLQTDFLIEASGQMRMELPYITRMEAGCFMDWILSALSMHIVSEDIVCRKDTYATWVLAKTGYQNQILAGTKTDMSEENAVQTENETENKSKSMIAQEDRQLYEKYKELLDYTYPYKTEQAVKNKMSVTEIKRLAHRGEENPGSDLYQPPVTEAELTIPVLHSRMKEEPVKGNEMGTVIHKIMELIDFTRNSMDEIREQIRSFFDHGYLEERYREHVRADKIYNMVNSPLGIRMAEAQKNHTLYREQQFYIGMKPEDISPEYKDSKDMVVVQGVIDAYFLEGDQVVLMDYKTDRVDQISDLVSRYHVQLDMYAKTIHQLTGRMVTEKIIYAFHFDDSINL; encoded by the coding sequence ATGGGTATTTCATGGACAGATGAACAGAAATCAGTCATTAATTCCAGACATGGTAATCTTCTGGTATCTGCTGCGGCAGGCTCCGGTAAGACGGCTGTCCTTGTAGAACGGATTCTTGAGATGGTCATGGGAGTTGATGCGGATGGCAATAAGGCAGAGGAGAAAATCGATATTGATGAGGTTCTGGTTGTAACATTTACCAGAGCTGCGGCTGCCCAGATGAAAGAGAAGATTGCCGATAAGCTTGAGCAGGCAGCCGAAGATCATCCGGAGGATGAGCATATCGTTAAGCAGTTATCCCTGCTGCCACGGGCAGATATTATGACGATCGACAGCTTCTGCCTTGGAATCGTAAAAGACTATTTTCAGATGATCGGGATCGATTCCTCTTTTGATATAGCAGATAATGCAGAGATGGATCTGATCAAGAATGATATATTGGATGAAGTATTAGAACAGAAATATCAGGAAGCATCCGATGAATTTATCGGACTGGTAGACAGCTTTGCGAGAAAAGAATCGGATGAGAAGATCCGGGAGCTGGTCTATCAGATCTACCGGGTTGCTTCCGGTTATCCGAAGCCGGAACGTTGGATAAATGAAGCAGAAACAGCACTTGAAGTATCAACAAAGGAAGAACTGTATACCTTAAAATGGTATCGGGATTATATGCAGATCGTAGCAGACACGCTTGATTCAGCGATCGGTCAGGCAGAACAGTGCTTAGAGATTGCAGGTGAAGCAGATGGTCCTGCAGGTTATGATCCTATTATACGCTTGGATCTGGAATTACTGCGGAATCTGAGACAGGCCGAGGATATGGATGAGGCATATAAACGGGTTTCCAAATTTTCCAATCTGAAGCGTATCGCAGCCTGTGATCCGGAGAAACAGCAGTATGTAAAGACGACTATGCAGACCTATCGTGGGAGTGTAAAGGACATGATGGCATTGTTCCGTCCGACAGGTGTCATACTTTCAGAATGTGCGATGATGAAAGGACCATTGTCAGCTTTATTATCCCTGACACGTTCCTATATGGAGCGGTTAAAGGAAGAAAAGCTCGACAGGAATTTGTATGAATTCCGTGATATTTCAGAATTTGCCTATGACATCCTGTGTGCAGGAACGGATGAGAATGGCTGTGTGATTCCATCGGAAGCAGGAAAGACGGTTGCCAGACGGTATCGTGAGATCCTGATCGATGAATATCAGGACAGCAACTTTTTACAGGAAGATATCTTAAATTGTGTGACAGGTCACGGAGAAGATCGGAAGAATATGTTTATGGTGGGGGATATCAAGCAGAGTATCTACCGTTTTCGTATGGCAAGACCGGATCTGTTCCTGAATAAATATAATACATATTCTGACCGGGAAGATGCAGAAGATCAGAAGATCCTGCTTTCGAATAATTTCCGAAGTGCAGGAAAGGTGATTGATACGATCAACCAGATCTTTGAACCGTTGATGTCAGAGAATCTGGGCGGGATCGATTATGATGAATCGGCAAAGCTGCATATCGGAAGACAAGACAAGAATAATATGGGGTATGGATCCGAGATCCTGATCGTAAGGAATGATTGCGCAGATTCGGAGAAATCCCAGCCGGAAGAGATACGGTCGTTAACAAATGTGGATATAGAGGCACGGATGATCGCAGATGAGATCTATGAGTTAGTGAAGGGTGATAAACCACTTTATATTCCGGATGGAGATAACGGAGAGACCAGAAGGGTTTCTTACCGGGATATTGCGGTATTGATGCGAAGTGTGAAGAAGAATGCAAAAGCCTTTGAGGAAGCATTTGCGGAGCGTGGGATTCCATTATTTGTAGAGAGCGAGAGTGGATATTTTGATGCGATCGAGATCAGTACCCTGCTTGATATGCTAGCGGTGATCGATAATTCCCATCAGGATTATGCACTTGCAGCAGTCCTTCGTTCACCGCTTGCAGGTGTAAAGGAACAGGAGCTTGCAGAGATTGTAGGTATCTATGATCGGGACTTCAAGGATCATGAGAAGAATCTGGCGCGGACGGCAAGTTTTTATCAGAAGGTCTGTTATTATGCAGAAAAGCCGGACTCAGAAGCTTCAGAGGAGCTTCGACAGTTTCTTCGTATGCTGGATAGCTGGAAGGCAGATAAAAACTATATGAGTATCAGTGAACTGCTTCATTCGATATTGGAGCAGACCGGATATTATTGGTTTGTTGGCGCGATGCAGTCGGGAAAACGAAGACAGGCAAATATCGATATGCTGATCCAGAAAGCGGATACCTATGAGGACAGCAGTTTTCGTGGACTGTTTAATTTCCTGCGTTACATGGACCGGCTGAAGACGAATGATCTGGATTTTGCAGAAGCGTCGGTGCTTGGAGATGATGACGATTCTGTTGTGATGATGACGATGCATAAGAGCAAGGGACTGGAATTTCCGGTTGTATTTGTCAGTGGACTGGCAAATCGTTTTTCGAATCTGGATGCCTTATCTCCGGTGACGGTAAATGCAGACAGCTATCTGGCAGGTTATGCGATCGACCGGAAGAACCGTGCGAAGAAGAAAACATTTGCAAGAGCGGCCATGCTCAGTGTCATGAATGCAGAGAAGCTGGCGGAGGAGATCCGTATCTTATATGTTGCCCTGTCAAGAGCAAAAGAGAAGTTATATATGACAGCGGCGGTAAAAGACCCCGGAGCGGAAAAGGCAGTCTTTGATTATCCGCTGCAGACTGATTTTCTTATTGAAGCGTCCGGACAGATGCGGATGGAGCTTCCATATATCACCAGAATGGAAGCCGGCTGTTTTATGGACTGGATCTTATCGGCGTTATCTATGCATATCGTATCAGAAGATATTGTATGCAGAAAGGATACTTATGCAACCTGGGTACTTGCAAAGACCGGCTATCAGAATCAGATACTTGCCGGAACAAAAACAGATATGTCAGAAGAAAATGCTGTACAGACAGAGAATGAAACAGAGAATAAATCTAAGAGCATGATTGCACAGGAAGATCGTCAGTTATATGAAAAGTATAAGGAACTTTTAGATTATACCTACCCGTATAAAACAGAGCAGGCAGTAAAAAATAAGATGTCCGTTACAGAGATCAAACGACTGGCACACCGCGGAGAGGAGAATCCGGGATCTGACCTGTATCAGCCGCCTGTGACAGAAGCAGAGCTTACAATACCGGTGCTTCATTCCCGCATGAAGGAGGAGCCTGTAAAAGGAAATGAGATGGGTACTGTGATCCATAAGATCATGGAGCTTATTGATTTTACAAGAAACAGCATGGATGAGATCAGAGAGCAGATCCGGTCATTTTTTGATCATGGATATCTGGAAGAACGGTACAGAGAGCATGTCCGTGCAGATAAGATTTATAACATGGTCAACAGTCCGCTAGGAATCCGTATGGCAGAAGCACAGAAGAACCATACCTTATACCGGGAGCAGCAGTTTTATATCGGCATGAAGCCGGAAGATATATCACCTGAGTATAAAGACAGCAAGGATATGGTCGTGGTTCAGGGAGTGATCGATGCCTATTTTCTGGAAGGAGATCAGGTGGTTTTAATGGACTACAAGACAGATCGGGTGGATCAGATATCGGATCTGGTCAGCCGTTATCATGTGCAGCTTGATATGTATGCAAAGACGATACAT